From Crassaminicella indica, one genomic window encodes:
- a CDS encoding IS1182 family transposase (programmed frameshift) — MLTKNNGYQNRIETVMIENLVSEDHLLRKINKYINFSFIYDLVEDKYCLDNGRPSIDPVVLFKMMFIGYLYGIRSERRLMEEIKYNIAYRWFLGYGITDEIPHHSTISQNRRRRFTGTDIFEKIFSNIVKQAIDNNLVLGKILYTDSTHLKANANKNKYEEKYIKVEVKEYVDDLENAINEDRINHGKKPLKKKKHEPEIKRIKSSITDPDSGFMHRDRKPKGFFYLEHRTVDAENNIITGVNVTPGNINDATPYLQILDEQIEKYGFEVKFVGLDAGYFTAPICKGLNDRNIQGAIGYRLGPHKKGKFTKNRFQYVDEWDVIMCPNLYPMHYKTTTRQGYREYISDKNNCSECPYKEKCLYDGNETRTIRLHVWEKYKDKVKRFTMYDQLGKRIYKRRKETVERSFADAKQLHGLRYARFRGIEKVKEQCLMTAAVQNMKKIAMILSSLSFNSFLNDYSHKILSYAYFIFKKDKPLKFFNGLSAT, encoded by the exons TTGTTAACTAAGAATAATGGATACCAAAATAGAATTGAAACTGTTATGATTGAGAACCTAGTTTCTGAAGATCATTTGCTTAGAAAAATCAATAAATATATTAACTTTTCATTTATATATGATTTAGTAGAAGATAAGTATTGTTTAGATAATGGAAGACCATCTATTGATCCAGTTGTTTTATTTAAGATGATGTTTATTGGATATCTTTATGGTATTCGCTCCGAAAGGAGATTAATGGAAGAAATCAAATATAATATTGCTTATAGATGGTTTTTAGGTTATGGAATTACTGATGAGATTCCTCATCATTCTACTATTAGTCAAAATAGAAGACGTAGATTTACAGGTACTGATATATTTGAAAAAATTTTTTCAAATATAGTGAAACAAGCAATAGATAATAATTTGGTATTGGGTAAAATACTATACACTGATTCTACTCATCTTAAAGCTAATGCTAATAAAAATAAGTATGAAGAAAAATATATTAAAGTTGAAGTAAAAGAATATGTTGATGATTTAGAAAATGCAATTAATGAAGATAGAATAAATCATGGTAAAAAACCTCTAAAAAAAAAGA AACATGAGCCAGAAATAAAGAGAATTAAATCTAGCATTACAGATCCTGACAGTGGTTTTATGCATAGAGATAGAAAACCCAAAGGTTTCTTCTATCTAGAACACAGAACGGTGGATGCAGAGAATAACATTATTACAGGTGTTAATGTTACTCCTGGTAATATTAATGATGCAACACCTTATCTTCAAATATTAGATGAACAAATTGAAAAATATGGTTTTGAGGTGAAATTTGTAGGACTTGATGCTGGATATTTTACTGCTCCAATTTGTAAAGGTTTAAATGATAGAAATATACAGGGTGCTATAGGTTACAGACTTGGACCACATAAAAAAGGAAAGTTTACAAAAAATAGATTTCAATATGTTGATGAATGGGATGTTATAATGTGCCCAAATCTTTATCCAATGCATTATAAAACTACTACCCGTCAGGGTTATAGGGAATATATCAGTGATAAAAATAATTGCTCTGAGTGTCCATATAAAGAAAAATGCTTATATGATGGTAATGAAACTAGAACAATTAGACTCCATGTATGGGAAAAATATAAAGATAAAGTTAAAAGGTTTACTATGTACGATCAGTTAGGGAAGCGGATTTACAAGAGAAGAAAAGAAACCGTTGAGCGAAGCTTTGCAGATGCTAAACAACTGCATGGGCTTCGCTATGCCCGCTTTCGCGGAATTGAGAAAGTCAAAGAACAATGTCTTATGACAGCAGCAGTACAAAATATGAAAAAGATAGCGATGATACTATCATCTCTATCTTTTAATTCTTTTTTGAATGATTATTCTCATAAAATATTAAGCTACGCTTATTTTATATTTAAAAAAGACAAACCACTGAAATTTTTCAATGGTTTGTCAGCAACCTGA
- a CDS encoding selenium metabolism-associated LysR family transcriptional regulator — MDFRQLETFIAIARLKSFSKAADYLFLTQPTISNHIQNLENELSTILINRSNKKVTLTKAGEILFRHAVEIINKREQALFSLEAFKDKIEGTLEIACSTIPEQYILPPLLSAFNKIYPNVQYNLLHYDSQQVVDGILNGRIDFGFVGAKDNTKRLHYIDVLEDKLVIIAPNTKKYRSLDKISIDFLLKEKIILREKGSGTRKMFEQILHSNNISLEQLQIVACIENTEAIKQCVKNGLGITMISEFAIENEIKYNIIKKLVLEDIDTTRKFYFVYHEPRILSPLAQTFKSFMLKNQNNL; from the coding sequence ATGGATTTTCGACAACTAGAAACTTTTATAGCTATTGCACGACTAAAAAGCTTTTCAAAAGCTGCGGATTATCTTTTTTTAACACAACCAACCATTAGCAATCACATCCAAAATCTCGAAAATGAATTAAGCACTATACTAATTAATCGGTCAAATAAAAAGGTAACCTTAACAAAAGCTGGAGAAATTCTATTTCGTCATGCAGTAGAAATCATTAATAAAAGGGAACAAGCATTATTTTCTTTAGAAGCATTCAAAGACAAAATTGAAGGAACTTTAGAAATCGCTTGTAGTACAATCCCTGAGCAGTATATTCTTCCTCCTTTACTCAGTGCATTCAATAAAATTTATCCAAATGTTCAATATAACCTTCTTCATTATGATTCACAGCAAGTAGTAGACGGTATTTTGAATGGCAGGATAGATTTTGGTTTTGTAGGGGCAAAGGACAATACAAAACGCTTGCATTACATTGATGTTTTAGAGGACAAGCTCGTAATCATTGCTCCCAATACTAAAAAGTATAGATCATTAGATAAAATATCTATAGATTTTTTACTTAAAGAAAAAATTATTTTAAGAGAAAAAGGTTCAGGAACAAGAAAAATGTTTGAACAAATCCTTCATTCCAATAACATATCTTTAGAACAATTACAAATAGTCGCCTGCATAGAAAACACTGAAGCAATTAAGCAATGTGTAAAAAACGGTCTGGGCATTACAATGATTTCTGAATTTGCTATAGAAAATGAAATAAAATACAATATAATTAAAAAATTAGTATTAGAAGACATTGATACAACAAGAAAGTTTTATTTTGTTTATCATGAACCTAGAATTTTATCTCCTTTAGCACAAACCTTTAAAAGCTTTATGCTGAAAAATCAAAATAATTTATAA
- a CDS encoding RNA-binding domain-containing protein — translation MNLQKLKILIKQKEGMKLDFKESLHLNTETEKKEFAKDVMAIANSIGGRGYLIIGVKDKEKKIIGIKPEDFQEERLQQIISHRCDPPVNIRVECIKYKERYIGVITIFKSFQRPHQMRQTGAFYVRRGSTTDIARRDEIARMFQEVGLINNELIPLYNLDASVLNQALINQYLKKMGIFPNEKMTMHTWNNLGIIHFDSERNRFCPTIGGLLLFCNKPQAYLPYVSVKIITFKKDKKQTHVIDGNILEMLNRCRKFICTYLKNIDYPKEAIFEAIANAVLHRDYMDILRDVVVLIGDHKVEISNPGTLPKGSNIHTIMRENNPTRRNNWLYHRLLLIDDQNQFLRTGIGLQKISKMFNNVGNVKFLNIEKRNLFKVVMPGLNKFNKIKKHGTF, via the coding sequence ATGAATCTTCAAAAATTGAAAATATTAATAAAGCAGAAGGAAGGAATGAAGCTTGACTTTAAAGAAAGCTTGCATCTTAATACTGAAACAGAGAAAAAAGAATTTGCAAAAGATGTTATGGCTATTGCCAATAGTATAGGAGGAAGAGGTTATTTAATTATTGGTGTAAAAGATAAAGAAAAAAAAATAATAGGAATTAAACCAGAAGACTTTCAAGAAGAACGTCTACAGCAGATTATAAGTCATAGATGCGATCCACCAGTGAATATAAGAGTAGAGTGTATAAAATATAAGGAAAGATATATTGGTGTGATTACTATTTTTAAAAGTTTTCAAAGACCACATCAAATGAGACAAACAGGAGCATTTTATGTAAGAAGAGGATCAACTACTGATATTGCAAGAAGAGATGAAATAGCAAGAATGTTTCAAGAAGTAGGATTAATCAATAATGAATTAATCCCATTATATAATTTAGATGCAAGTGTATTAAATCAAGCATTAATAAATCAATATTTAAAGAAAATGGGTATATTTCCTAATGAAAAAATGACAATGCATACATGGAACAATTTGGGGATTATTCATTTTGATAGTGAAAGAAATAGATTTTGCCCAACAATTGGAGGACTTTTATTGTTTTGCAATAAACCTCAAGCATATTTACCTTATGTTTCTGTAAAAATTATTACATTTAAAAAAGATAAAAAACAGACTCATGTAATAGATGGAAATATTCTTGAAATGTTAAATAGATGTAGGAAGTTTATTTGTACATATTTAAAAAATATAGATTATCCAAAGGAAGCAATATTTGAGGCTATTGCAAATGCAGTGCTACATAGAGATTATATGGATATATTAAGAGATGTTGTGGTGCTTATAGGAGATCATAAGGTCGAGATTAGTAATCCTGGAACGCTACCAAAGGGAAGCAATATTCATACTATTATGAGGGAGAACAATCCTACAAGGAGAAATAATTGGCTTTATCATAGACTTTTATTAATTGATGATCAAAATCAATTTCTAAGAACAGGTATTGGACTTCAAAAAATAAGCAAGATGTTTAATAATGTTGGAAATGTAAAATTTTTAAATATAGAAAAAAGAAATTTATTTAAAGTGGTTATGCCAGGCTTGAATAAATTCAATAAAATAAAAAAGCATGGGACTTTTTAA
- a CDS encoding YkvA family protein: MKAIKRGIYANRNVLKSIYQLFKRIGALYQFIKDPNVAIYKKIIVILGLLYIISPIDIIPEAILGFGFIDDAVLMLYMISKISDQLDQYIINKDEDISFDKGKIVDGVQYKFKDEDEKPSK; encoded by the coding sequence GTGAAGGCTATCAAAAGAGGAATTTATGCAAATAGGAATGTTTTAAAATCCATATATCAACTATTTAAAAGAATAGGTGCGCTTTATCAATTCATAAAAGATCCTAATGTTGCCATTTATAAAAAGATAATAGTTATATTAGGACTTTTATATATTATTAGTCCTATTGATATTATTCCAGAAGCTATTTTAGGATTTGGATTTATAGATGATGCAGTATTGATGCTATATATGATTTCAAAAATATCAGATCAATTAGATCAATATATTATAAATAAAGATGAAGATATATCTTTTGATAAAGGAAAAATCGTTGATGGTGTACAATATAAATTTAAAGATGAGGATGAAAAGCCATCTAAATAG
- the hpt gene encoding hypoxanthine phosphoribosyltransferase, with amino-acid sequence MREDVAQILFSEKQIEEKVAELGKQITQDYKGKELVLIGVLKGANVFMSDLMRKIDIPVTIDFMAVSSYGLSTESSGVVKILKDLDQSIEDKHVLIIEDIIDTGLTLHYLCDNLLSRKPKSLKICTLLDKPERRKVELKVDYKGFDIPDEFIIGYGIDYAEKYRNLPYVAVLKRAVYEK; translated from the coding sequence TTGAGAGAGGATGTAGCACAAATTCTATTTTCAGAAAAGCAAATTGAAGAGAAAGTAGCTGAATTAGGCAAACAAATTACACAAGATTACAAAGGAAAAGAATTGGTATTAATAGGTGTACTCAAAGGTGCAAATGTTTTTATGAGCGATTTAATGAGAAAAATAGATATTCCAGTTACAATTGATTTTATGGCTGTATCAAGCTATGGATTATCCACAGAAAGTTCAGGTGTTGTAAAAATATTAAAGGATTTAGATCAAAGTATAGAAGATAAACATGTGCTAATTATAGAAGATATTATTGATACAGGACTTACATTACACTATTTATGTGATAATTTATTATCGAGAAAGCCAAAAAGTTTAAAGATATGTACATTATTAGATAAGCCTGAAAGGAGAAAAGTTGAATTAAAGGTTGATTATAAAGGATTCGATATTCCAGATGAATTCATTATTGGATATGGCATTGATTATGCAGAAAAATATAGAAATCTACCATATGTAGCAGTATTAAAAAGAGCAGTTTATGAAAAATAA
- a CDS encoding flavodoxin family protein, producing MKALAILGSPRVKMNTDLLLNSVIQGLEEQHVVVEKIELKKFNIHPCIACGACEKTGVCFINDDMHKLYQKFDAADIVVFASPLYFNSVTSIAKTMIDRCQMFWSSKYVYNKPAIDRTKKRNGMFIATAGSLQKENGFMGATLVVDLFFRAINTKYHYNLLVDNTDKLFVKERLGLLEKAYEMGKKLTIFD from the coding sequence TTGAAAGCATTAGCTATTTTAGGAAGTCCTAGGGTGAAAATGAACACAGACCTTTTATTGAATAGTGTCATTCAGGGATTAGAAGAACAGCACGTAGTAGTTGAAAAAATTGAACTTAAAAAATTTAATATACATCCTTGTATAGCTTGTGGTGCGTGTGAAAAAACAGGTGTTTGCTTTATAAATGATGATATGCATAAATTGTACCAAAAATTTGATGCTGCAGATATTGTAGTTTTTGCTTCTCCATTATATTTTAATTCGGTTACGAGTATTGCTAAAACAATGATAGACAGATGTCAAATGTTTTGGTCTAGCAAATATGTTTACAATAAGCCAGCTATTGACCGAACAAAAAAAAGAAATGGAATGTTTATAGCTACTGCAGGCAGTTTGCAAAAAGAAAATGGATTTATGGGTGCAACCCTTGTAGTAGATTTGTTTTTTAGAGCGATTAATACAAAGTATCATTATAATCTTCTTGTAGATAATACAGACAAATTATTTGTTAAAGAACGATTAGGACTTCTTGAAAAAGCATATGAAATGGGAAAGAAGTTAACTATTTTTGATTAA
- the pduL gene encoding phosphate propanoyltransferase has product MSNNMVPVGLSNRHIHLSKEHVEILFGQGHELTPIKDLVQPGQFACEEKVDIVGPKGTLKGVRVLGPARSKTQVEISFTDGFALGVKAPVRNSGDLAGTPGAKIVGPKGEVTIEEGVIVAARHLHMHTSDAEKFGLKDQDVVSIKVEGQRGLIFNNVLVRAGETHALELHVDMEEGNAAGLKNGMMLEVIK; this is encoded by the coding sequence ATGTCAAATAATATGGTACCTGTTGGTTTATCCAATAGACACATTCACTTAAGTAAAGAGCATGTTGAAATTCTTTTTGGACAAGGTCATGAATTAACTCCTATAAAAGATTTAGTTCAACCAGGACAATTTGCCTGTGAGGAGAAAGTAGATATTGTTGGCCCAAAAGGAACATTAAAAGGAGTAAGGGTATTAGGACCTGCAAGAAGTAAAACACAAGTAGAAATTTCTTTTACAGATGGATTTGCTTTAGGTGTAAAAGCACCAGTAAGAAATTCGGGAGATTTAGCAGGAACTCCTGGAGCAAAAATTGTTGGCCCAAAAGGAGAAGTAACAATTGAAGAAGGAGTCATTGTTGCTGCTAGACATTTACACATGCATACTTCTGATGCAGAGAAATTTGGATTAAAAGATCAAGATGTTGTAAGTATAAAAGTAGAGGGACAAAGAGGATTAATATTTAATAATGTATTAGTAAGAGCAGGAGAGACACATGCTCTTGAATTACATGTTGATATGGAAGAAGGAAATGCTGCAGGATTAAAAAATGGAATGATGCTTGAAGTAATTAAATAG
- a CDS encoding sodium-dependent transporter, whose amino-acid sequence MSLVTEKNKENKREKWGSKIGFILAAAGSAVGLGNLWKFPYSVGNNGGGAFVMIYLIFLILIGMPLMLAAITLGRKTQLSAVGAYRSIKKNWAFVGGLGILCGFFILAFYSTVGGWVIYYCIKAVMGDLAIKDPNVLGAIFGDFISSPTSSIIYQGIFLILTLLIVIRGISSGIEKASKVMMPALFAMIILIAIRSVTLPGALAGIDFFLVPDFSKINMDVIMNALGQVFFSLSIGMGVMVTYGSYLDKDTNLIGASASIPVLDTMVAMLAGFATLPAVFAIGFKASSGPGLMFVTLPAVFASMPFGMLFCILFFILVLFAALTSSISMLEVCVSYFVDEKGANRIKAAMIITVTMYIVGIPATLSMGPWQELHILGNLNFFDFYDKLTSNILLTSGGLLLSIFVGWIWGAENAVEEIEKIGKKFIFASLWKFLIKYIVPPAVFIILINSFKDVITAIF is encoded by the coding sequence ATGTCTTTGGTAACTGAAAAAAATAAAGAAAATAAGAGAGAAAAATGGGGGTCGAAAATTGGTTTTATACTTGCTGCTGCAGGATCTGCGGTAGGGTTAGGGAATCTTTGGAAGTTTCCATATAGTGTAGGTAACAATGGTGGCGGTGCATTTGTAATGATTTATTTAATATTTCTTATTTTAATAGGGATGCCACTAATGCTTGCTGCAATTACATTGGGTAGAAAAACACAGCTTTCAGCTGTTGGTGCTTATAGAAGCATTAAAAAGAATTGGGCTTTTGTTGGTGGGCTAGGTATCCTTTGTGGTTTTTTCATATTAGCCTTTTATAGTACTGTAGGAGGATGGGTTATTTACTATTGCATAAAAGCGGTTATGGGAGATCTTGCAATAAAAGATCCTAATGTTTTAGGAGCGATTTTTGGGGATTTTATATCATCACCTACTTCAAGTATTATTTATCAAGGAATATTTCTCATATTGACTTTACTTATTGTCATTAGAGGAATTAGTTCAGGAATAGAAAAAGCAAGTAAAGTTATGATGCCAGCTCTTTTTGCGATGATTATTCTTATTGCAATAAGATCTGTGACTCTACCTGGAGCTTTAGCAGGTATTGATTTCTTTCTTGTACCAGACTTTTCAAAAATTAATATGGATGTGATTATGAATGCATTAGGGCAAGTATTCTTTTCATTAAGTATTGGTATGGGGGTAATGGTCACTTATGGAAGCTACCTAGATAAAGATACAAATTTAATAGGAGCCTCTGCATCTATTCCTGTGCTAGATACTATGGTAGCCATGCTTGCAGGTTTTGCTACATTGCCAGCAGTATTTGCTATTGGTTTTAAAGCTTCTTCTGGACCTGGCCTTATGTTTGTAACTCTTCCTGCTGTATTTGCAAGTATGCCTTTTGGAATGTTATTTTGTATATTATTCTTTATACTTGTATTATTTGCAGCTCTTACTTCATCTATATCAATGCTTGAAGTATGTGTGTCTTATTTTGTAGATGAAAAGGGTGCAAATCGAATCAAGGCTGCTATGATTATAACGGTTACTATGTATATTGTAGGAATTCCAGCTACTCTTTCTATGGGACCTTGGCAAGAACTTCATATACTAGGCAATTTGAATTTCTTTGATTTTTATGATAAATTAACTTCTAATATACTTCTTACATCAGGAGGATTATTGCTTTCTATTTTTGTTGGATGGATATGGGGAGCTGAAAATGCTGTAGAAGAGATTGAAAAGATAGGTAAGAAATTTATATTTGCATCTTTATGGAAATTTCTTATAAAATATATTGTTCCACCAGCAGTTTTTATTATACTTATTAATTCGTTCAAAGATGTTATTACGGCTATATTTTAA
- a CDS encoding aspartyl-phosphate phosphatase Spo0E family protein, whose translation MDNHNNKLNSLLKEIENTRLLLNRLIKQKKGNLLDPKVVKFSQFLDKLLSEYDRIKK comes from the coding sequence ATGGATAACCACAATAATAAATTAAACTCTTTATTAAAAGAAATTGAAAATACTAGGCTTTTATTAAACAGATTAATAAAACAAAAAAAAGGCAATCTACTAGATCCAAAAGTAGTTAAATTCAGCCAATTTCTAGATAAATTGCTATCAGAATATGATCGGATCAAAAAATAA
- the hutG gene encoding formimidoylglutamase, translated as MFDKNYRPIHKNIWKGRIDSESNFDAFRWHQWVEIIDLRKKDLSYYKGKLGFAFIGFCCDEGIKRNKGRGGAINGPISIRKELANLPCCFIREVKLFDAGNIICENCTLEESQSLLSKAVAKILDLNLFPIVLGGGHEVAFGHYNGILDYIKRKEHEPNIGIINFDAHFDIRPYPNGGSSGTMFRQIADQCKKEKLDYAYFCLGIQKHSNTIDLFKTADRLGVQYVLAKDIISQDDFSILEKLDNFIKLRDYIYITICSDVFSSAFAPGVSATQPLGLDPERVLKFLKYILRSNKVISFDIAEVSPRFDQDNTTANLAATLIFSVVNTLSKMNNLGI; from the coding sequence ATGTTTGATAAAAATTATAGACCTATACATAAAAATATTTGGAAAGGAAGAATAGATAGCGAAAGCAATTTTGATGCTTTTAGATGGCATCAATGGGTTGAAATTATTGATTTAAGAAAAAAAGATTTATCTTATTACAAAGGAAAATTAGGATTTGCTTTTATTGGGTTTTGTTGTGATGAAGGGATTAAACGCAATAAGGGCAGAGGTGGAGCTATAAATGGACCTATAAGTATAAGAAAAGAATTAGCTAATTTACCATGCTGTTTTATAAGAGAGGTTAAACTTTTTGATGCAGGAAATATTATTTGTGAAAATTGTACATTAGAAGAAAGCCAAAGCTTGCTTTCAAAAGCTGTAGCGAAAATTCTAGATTTAAATCTTTTTCCTATTGTTTTAGGAGGGGGACATGAAGTTGCTTTTGGGCATTATAATGGGATTTTGGACTATATAAAACGAAAAGAGCATGAACCAAATATTGGAATAATCAATTTTGATGCTCATTTTGATATTAGGCCTTATCCAAATGGAGGAAGCTCTGGTACGATGTTTAGGCAAATTGCAGATCAATGTAAAAAAGAAAAGTTAGATTATGCTTATTTTTGTCTTGGAATTCAAAAGCATAGCAATACTATTGACCTTTTCAAAACAGCAGATAGATTAGGTGTACAGTATGTATTAGCAAAGGATATTATAAGTCAAGATGATTTTAGCATATTAGAAAAATTAGATAATTTCATAAAATTAAGAGACTATATTTATATAACGATATGCTCCGATGTGTTTTCATCTGCTTTTGCACCAGGAGTAAGTGCTACACAACCTTTAGGATTAGATCCAGAAAGGGTCTTAAAGTTTCTTAAATATATTTTAAGATCGAATAAGGTGATAAGCTTTGATATTGCAGAAGTTTCACCAAGATTTGATCAAGATAACACTACTGCAAATTTAGCAGCTACATTGATTTTTTCTGTTGTAAATACTTTGTCAAAAATGAATAATTTAGGCATTTAG
- a CDS encoding type II TA system antitoxin MqsA family protein, whose protein sequence is MKGFCEECRDYVDYTVKEVQKNKEIRGKDIKYTAKVAYCNECQSEIFISELRDKNLESLDRNYRLSEDLIQVSEIKEVLEKYDIGKRPLSLVLGWGEGTLSRYVDGDIPTRQYSDVLKRVKNDPEFMLELLEKAKGKITDRAYSNCLLATQKVLADKRELMVAIQSEEKIDSVVKYIIYKSVEITPLALQKLLYFSQSFFKAFTGEFLFDNDCEAWIHGPVYKNIYFKYKDHGYNPIDEDVDIFTHFDLTETEKTVIDAVILNFGCYSGKILENMTHAERPWRETRNGLEDHEPSDRIIEKHLIESYFKQIREKYNMINVSDIRDYSRDLFEKIYH, encoded by the coding sequence ATGAAAGGTTTTTGTGAAGAATGCAGAGATTATGTTGACTACACTGTAAAGGAAGTTCAAAAAAATAAAGAAATTCGTGGTAAGGATATTAAATATACAGCTAAGGTTGCTTACTGTAATGAATGCCAGAGTGAAATTTTTATCTCTGAGTTAAGAGATAAAAATCTAGAGTCGCTTGATAGAAATTATAGATTGAGTGAAGATTTGATTCAGGTATCTGAAATCAAAGAAGTACTTGAGAAATATGATATAGGGAAAAGACCGTTATCATTGGTACTTGGTTGGGGTGAAGGGACCTTAAGTAGATATGTAGACGGTGATATCCCGACTAGACAATATTCGGATGTTTTGAAAAGAGTAAAAAATGATCCTGAATTTATGTTAGAACTACTTGAGAAAGCTAAGGGTAAGATAACCGACAGAGCATACAGTAATTGCTTACTGGCAACACAAAAAGTTCTTGCTGATAAAAGAGAATTAATGGTAGCGATCCAAAGTGAAGAGAAAATTGACAGTGTAGTAAAGTATATCATATATAAAAGCGTGGAGATTACACCATTAGCCCTTCAAAAATTGTTATATTTTAGTCAATCATTTTTTAAAGCATTTACTGGAGAATTTTTATTTGATAACGATTGTGAGGCGTGGATCCATGGACCGGTATATAAAAATATCTATTTTAAATATAAAGATCATGGATATAATCCGATTGACGAAGATGTCGATATATTCACGCATTTTGATCTTACAGAAACTGAGAAAACAGTTATTGATGCTGTAATATTAAATTTTGGCTGTTATAGTGGTAAAATTCTTGAAAATATGACTCATGCAGAACGACCATGGAGAGAAACTAGAAATGGATTAGAAGATCATGAGCCATCAGACAGAATTATTGAGAAACATTTAATTGAAAGCTACTTTAAACAAATTCGTGAAAAATACAATATGATAAATGTTTCAGATATCCGTGATTATAGTAGAGATCTTTTTGAAAAAATATATCATTAA
- the ychF gene encoding redox-regulated ATPase YchF → MKLGIVGLPNVGKSTLFNAVTKAGAESANYPFCTIEPNVGVVSVPDKRLDVLRDMYDSKKVIPTAIEFYDIAGLVKGASKGEGLGNKFLGNIREVAAIVHVVRCFEDENVVHVEGSVGPLRDIETINLELIFSDLELIERRIQKTKKLLKGDKSLQKELDLLERIKETLEDGKSARTLDLTEDEEKIVQDYNLLSFKPIIYVANVSEEDLLDHKDNKMVQEVRAHAQTENAEVVVICAKIESEISELDDEEKEQFLSELGLSESGLDKLIKAGYKLLGLMSFLTAGPQEVRAWTIKVGTKAPQAAGKIHTDFERGFIRAETISFDDLVAAGSMTAAKEKGLVRLEGKDYVVQDGDVILFRFNV, encoded by the coding sequence ATGAAATTAGGTATCGTAGGTTTACCAAATGTAGGTAAAAGTACATTGTTTAATGCTGTCACAAAAGCTGGTGCTGAATCAGCAAACTATCCATTTTGTACAATCGAACCAAATGTCGGTGTTGTTTCCGTTCCTGATAAAAGGTTAGATGTTTTAAGAGATATGTATGATTCAAAAAAAGTGATTCCTACTGCTATTGAGTTTTATGATATCGCAGGACTTGTAAAAGGAGCTAGCAAAGGAGAAGGTCTTGGAAATAAATTCTTAGGAAACATTCGCGAAGTCGCTGCAATCGTTCATGTAGTAAGATGTTTTGAAGATGAAAATGTAGTCCATGTAGAAGGAAGTGTTGGACCACTAAGAGATATTGAAACTATTAATCTAGAATTAATCTTTTCTGATCTTGAACTTATTGAGCGAAGAATCCAAAAAACTAAAAAGCTATTAAAAGGAGATAAATCTCTTCAAAAAGAACTTGATTTATTAGAAAGAATCAAAGAAACCCTTGAAGATGGAAAATCTGCAAGAACTCTTGATTTAACAGAGGATGAAGAAAAAATAGTACAAGATTATAATTTATTATCCTTCAAACCAATCATTTATGTTGCCAATGTATCTGAAGAAGATTTGCTAGATCACAAAGATAACAAAATGGTACAAGAAGTAAGAGCACATGCTCAAACTGAAAATGCAGAGGTTGTTGTAATCTGTGCAAAAATCGAATCTGAAATTTCAGAACTTGATGATGAAGAAAAAGAACAATTCTTATCAGAACTAGGTCTTTCTGAATCTGGTCTTGATAAGTTAATCAAAGCAGGATACAAGCTCCTTGGTCTTATGAGCTTTTTAACTGCAGGCCCACAGGAAGTAAGAGCATGGACAATAAAGGTTGGAACCAAAGCCCCACAAGCTGCTGGAAAAATTCATACAGACTTCGAAAGAGGATTTATCCGTGCAGAAACCATTAGTTTTGATGATTTAGTAGCCGCTGGAAGCATGACTGCTGCAAAAGAAAAAGGATTAGTAAGGCTTGAAGGAAAAGATTATGTTGTACAAGATGGAGATGTAATCTTGTTTAGATTTAATGTGTAA